One genomic region from Mesorhizobium terrae encodes:
- a CDS encoding ABC transporter ATP-binding protein — protein sequence MMTVLKATGLTVERADGAPIIEDVSLSLDKGEVMGIVGESGSGKSTLALALLAYARRGVRIAGGAVRVAGTDMLELDTAGLRKARREVVAYVAQDPGAALNPMLSLGTLLTEGLAGSKAEKIARAREILRKVGLPDDEAFLHRRPRQLSGGQQQRIAIAMAVIAKPKLIILDEPTTGLDVSTRAKVLDLIRQLCVSDNLTAIYVSHDLAVIANVADHVTVMYGGQVVEQGRMQEVLAKPRHPYTRALLDAVPSLQARQLLRPIRGRVPAVGEAPSGCIFSDRCDYTVEACNTRPRLEVVGGTLVRCVRPELVRVFEARSEAIDRSDRPAASAPAVLQADGVDAFYGHRQILFDVSLKVEPGRCLAVVGESGSGKSTLSRCLIGLHNNVTGQLSLDGKPMPLTVGERDQNARQRLQYIFQNPNASLNPRRTIGASLVAALANRPEAGGGRSDAIIAEALERVGISPDLATRYPAELSGGQRQRVAIARALVAKPAVLLCDEVTSSLDVSVQASVIELLRSLLADGLGMLFVTHDLAVVRNIADTVAVLSAGRVVEQGEARAVLSAPSHPYTQSLLANTLQLPTDATGFDMPAIAPRQSATGSR from the coding sequence ATGATGACGGTGTTGAAGGCCACGGGGCTCACCGTCGAACGCGCGGACGGCGCCCCAATCATCGAGGATGTCTCGCTGAGCCTCGATAAGGGCGAGGTGATGGGCATTGTCGGCGAGTCCGGATCGGGCAAGTCGACGCTGGCGCTGGCGCTGCTTGCCTATGCGCGGCGCGGTGTGCGGATCGCGGGCGGCGCGGTTCGCGTGGCCGGCACCGACATGCTCGAACTTGATACGGCCGGTCTGCGGAAAGCACGGCGCGAAGTTGTGGCCTATGTCGCTCAGGACCCCGGTGCCGCCCTGAACCCGATGCTGTCGCTTGGCACCTTGCTGACCGAGGGGCTCGCCGGCAGCAAGGCAGAGAAAATCGCCCGCGCGCGCGAAATCCTGCGCAAGGTCGGCTTGCCTGACGACGAGGCCTTCCTGCATCGCCGTCCGCGCCAGCTTTCTGGCGGGCAGCAACAGCGCATCGCAATCGCCATGGCGGTGATCGCGAAGCCCAAGCTGATCATTCTCGACGAGCCGACGACCGGGCTCGATGTCTCGACCCGCGCCAAGGTGCTGGATCTGATCCGCCAGCTCTGCGTCTCGGATAATCTGACCGCGATCTATGTCAGCCATGACCTCGCGGTGATTGCCAATGTCGCCGACCATGTGACGGTAATGTATGGTGGCCAGGTCGTCGAACAGGGCCGCATGCAGGAGGTTCTGGCGAAGCCGCGCCATCCCTATACGCGTGCTTTGCTCGACGCCGTGCCTTCGCTGCAGGCGCGGCAGCTGCTGCGGCCGATCCGCGGGCGCGTGCCGGCGGTCGGCGAAGCGCCGAGTGGCTGCATCTTCTCGGACCGCTGCGATTACACTGTCGAAGCCTGCAACACCCGGCCAAGGCTGGAGGTGGTGGGCGGCACTCTCGTGCGCTGCGTGCGTCCCGAATTGGTCCGGGTATTCGAGGCGCGTTCGGAAGCCATCGACCGTTCCGACAGGCCGGCGGCCAGCGCGCCGGCCGTGCTGCAGGCAGACGGCGTCGATGCTTTCTACGGCCATCGGCAGATCCTGTTTGACGTCAGCCTCAAGGTGGAGCCGGGTCGATGCCTTGCGGTGGTAGGCGAGTCGGGCAGCGGCAAGTCGACCTTGTCGCGATGCCTGATCGGACTGCACAACAACGTCACCGGTCAACTCAGCCTCGACGGCAAGCCCATGCCGCTGACTGTCGGTGAGCGCGATCAGAATGCTCGCCAGCGACTGCAATACATCTTCCAGAATCCCAACGCCTCGCTCAATCCCCGACGCACGATCGGGGCCAGCCTGGTTGCGGCGCTGGCCAACAGGCCGGAAGCCGGCGGCGGCCGCTCCGACGCCATCATCGCCGAGGCGCTTGAAAGAGTGGGCATCTCGCCCGACCTTGCCACGCGCTATCCGGCTGAACTGTCCGGCGGCCAGCGCCAGCGTGTCGCCATCGCCCGCGCCCTGGTCGCCAAGCCGGCCGTGCTGCTGTGCGACGAGGTGACGTCGTCGCTCGACGTCTCGGTGCAGGCCTCAGTGATCGAATTGCTGCGCAGCCTGCTCGCCGACGGTCTCGGCATGCTCTTTGTCACGCATGACCTCGCCGTGGTGCGCAACATCGCGGACACGGTCGCGGTGCTCAGCGCCGGACGGGTCGTCGAACAGGGCGAGGCTCGCGCGGTACTCAGCGCTCCGAGCCATCCCTACACACAATCGTTGCTCGCCAACACGTTGCAACTGCCCACCGACGCAACCGGTTTCGACATGCCGGCTATCGCGCCGAGGCAGTCCGCGACCGGTTCGCGGTGA
- a CDS encoding ABC transporter substrate-binding protein, translating into MVPVKFSRAIAVALLTATTALTTHTLARAQELVLGVIGNSKDMVQPYTPTSSASAGSLYNQLYDGLTAYDSKGAVVMELAESMTPNATLDAWTVKLRPNVKRHDGKPFTAADVIASIKYMMDPANNFVVSSQIDFVDPAKIRKVDDLTMEFTLKRPFGLFANAFADNDFRMRAIADDGSVVGTGPFKLDSFTPGQEARLTRFDDYWGEKPGFDKLRIIGFRDQQAVTNALRGGQIDVAYSVPYTDVPALTKDPKLKTVVSGTTTYPMIAVRVDTPPFNDQKVLEALKLVVDRQQIVDNAFGGFGMIANDYLGNNTACPAPAEPQRVQDIAKAKQLLAEAGKSNLKLELVTDGAFAGMMEMAQLFAQQAAQAGITIKVRRLDPASFLNRWREWPFLISLTSGPYETATLAALLPEQGENATHFNDAEYNDLAKKLQSTGDLAEQCKLITQLQAIEYKRSGHIVAAYPENITVYRDTVNGLTPDLYGRTAIQFGGVTVNK; encoded by the coding sequence ATGGTTCCGGTGAAATTCAGCCGCGCTATCGCGGTCGCTCTGCTGACTGCCACGACGGCCCTGACGACCCACACTCTTGCGCGTGCGCAAGAGCTGGTGCTTGGCGTCATCGGCAACAGCAAGGACATGGTGCAGCCCTATACGCCGACCAGCTCGGCATCTGCCGGCTCGCTGTACAACCAACTTTATGACGGGCTGACGGCGTATGATTCCAAGGGCGCGGTGGTGATGGAACTCGCCGAGTCCATGACACCCAACGCCACCCTGGACGCCTGGACCGTCAAACTTCGTCCGAACGTCAAGCGCCATGACGGTAAGCCGTTCACCGCCGCCGACGTGATCGCCAGCATCAAATACATGATGGACCCGGCGAACAATTTCGTCGTCTCGAGCCAGATCGATTTCGTCGATCCCGCCAAGATACGCAAGGTCGACGACCTGACGATGGAATTCACGCTCAAGCGTCCCTTCGGTCTTTTTGCCAATGCCTTCGCGGACAATGATTTCAGGATGCGCGCCATTGCCGACGACGGATCGGTGGTCGGCACGGGCCCGTTCAAGCTCGATTCCTTCACCCCGGGCCAGGAAGCGCGCCTGACCCGTTTCGACGATTATTGGGGCGAAAAGCCCGGCTTCGACAAGCTCCGCATCATCGGGTTCAGGGACCAACAGGCGGTCACCAATGCGTTGCGCGGCGGACAGATCGACGTTGCCTATTCAGTGCCGTACACGGACGTTCCGGCGTTGACCAAGGACCCAAAGCTGAAAACCGTGGTCAGCGGCACGACAACCTATCCAATGATAGCCGTGCGGGTGGATACACCGCCATTCAACGACCAAAAGGTTCTGGAAGCGCTCAAGCTGGTGGTCGACCGCCAGCAGATCGTCGACAATGCGTTCGGTGGCTTTGGCATGATCGCCAACGACTATCTGGGCAACAACACGGCCTGCCCAGCACCAGCCGAGCCGCAACGCGTGCAGGACATCGCCAAGGCAAAGCAATTGCTGGCCGAGGCCGGGAAAAGCAACCTCAAGCTCGAACTGGTGACCGACGGTGCCTTCGCCGGCATGATGGAAATGGCGCAACTCTTCGCGCAGCAGGCCGCGCAAGCAGGCATCACCATCAAGGTTCGCCGGCTTGATCCCGCTTCCTTCCTCAACCGCTGGAGGGAATGGCCGTTTCTGATCAGCCTGACCAGCGGGCCTTATGAAACGGCCACGCTCGCAGCGCTGCTGCCGGAGCAGGGTGAGAACGCAACGCATTTCAACGATGCGGAATACAACGATCTCGCCAAGAAGCTGCAGAGCACCGGCGATCTGGCGGAGCAATGCAAGCTGATCACCCAGTTGCAGGCGATCGAATACAAGCGCAGCGGCCACATCGTCGCCGCCTATCCCGAAAACATCACTGTCTACCGCGATACGGTGAACGGACTGACGCCCGACCTCTACGGTCGCACCGCGATCCAGTTCGGTGGCGTCACCGTCAACAAGTAG
- a CDS encoding ABC transporter permease produces the protein MTVDNHNDNAAIGVFAWLQPFLVRLLQGTLTLLAVSLLIFLAARALPGDVANMILGQSATQEQLVSLRAQLGLDQPLWWQYLTWLGGILHGDWGTSLSNGQPVADLLALGVRNSATLSGVALAVMLPLSLLVGVIAAQFRDGLVDKVFLGMSMVANAVPDFVTGTVLVALFATTVLHVLPAVSFIPPGDSPFSYPDALVLPATTVIIPGVMYLARLVRVAVIDVMATEYIQTAELKGLSPSRVLFRHALPNAVAPIIPAASLVAAFTVGGVVVVEYLFAYPGVGSALVDAVTNRDLPVIQANVLVIASAYFIFNLIADSLAQRDEASGAQGRSKA, from the coding sequence ATGACGGTCGATAACCACAATGACAATGCGGCGATTGGAGTCTTCGCCTGGCTGCAGCCGTTCCTTGTGAGGCTGTTGCAAGGGACGCTGACCCTGCTCGCCGTGTCGTTGTTGATCTTCCTGGCGGCCAGGGCCTTGCCCGGCGATGTCGCCAACATGATCCTCGGCCAAAGCGCGACGCAGGAGCAGTTGGTTTCGCTGCGTGCCCAGCTTGGTCTCGATCAGCCGCTGTGGTGGCAATACCTCACCTGGCTGGGCGGCATTTTGCATGGCGACTGGGGAACCTCGCTGTCCAATGGGCAGCCGGTGGCGGATCTGCTTGCGCTGGGGGTTCGCAATTCCGCGACGCTGAGCGGAGTGGCGCTCGCGGTCATGCTGCCGCTCTCCCTGCTTGTCGGCGTGATTGCCGCCCAGTTTCGCGACGGGCTCGTCGACAAGGTCTTTCTCGGCATGTCGATGGTCGCCAATGCCGTGCCCGACTTCGTCACCGGGACGGTGTTGGTCGCGCTCTTCGCAACGACGGTCCTGCATGTGCTGCCGGCGGTTTCGTTCATCCCGCCGGGAGACTCGCCTTTTTCCTATCCCGACGCGCTGGTGCTGCCGGCCACGACCGTGATCATCCCCGGCGTGATGTATCTCGCCCGGCTGGTGCGGGTGGCGGTCATCGACGTGATGGCAACCGAATACATCCAGACCGCCGAGCTGAAAGGCCTGTCGCCGAGCCGGGTCCTGTTCCGGCACGCTCTTCCGAACGCGGTGGCCCCGATCATCCCGGCGGCCAGCCTCGTGGCGGCATTCACTGTCGGCGGAGTGGTCGTGGTGGAATATCTGTTCGCCTATCCCGGTGTCGGCAGCGCTCTTGTCGATGCCGTCACCAACCGCGACCTGCCGGTCATCCAGGCCAATGTGCTGGTGATCGCCTCTGCCTATTTCATCTTCAACCTCATCGCAGACTCGCTTGCCCAACGCGATGAGGCTTCGGGCGCGCAAGGGCGGTCCAAGGCGTGA
- a CDS encoding ABC transporter permease, translating into MTLTTHRRVRPRAASGWWRLWASAQVRWGVILLVAMTALVVIGPFLAPYDPAAPVGKPYAAPSAVAWLGTDNLGRDVLSRVLAGGVYLAWMAPVSALLSVVTGAAIALVTAYYRGWTDLVLKRSLDVLLAFPGVLLTLLCVSVFGPRPVLLVGLVVLTLMPGVARVIRGAALPLLDREYVLWAKAVGTPGPVIILRELLPNVSSPLLVELGLRLSWSVGILSSMSFIGYGIQPPAADWGLMVSENGTGLGTQPFAVLAPIAMIILYTIGGGLIAEGAARVMARTEGKA; encoded by the coding sequence ATGACCCTGACGACACATCGGCGGGTTCGCCCGCGCGCCGCCAGTGGCTGGTGGCGGCTTTGGGCGTCCGCGCAAGTTCGCTGGGGCGTCATTCTGCTGGTCGCCATGACCGCGCTGGTCGTCATTGGCCCGTTCCTGGCTCCCTATGATCCCGCCGCACCCGTGGGCAAACCTTATGCCGCGCCATCGGCGGTAGCCTGGCTGGGCACCGATAATCTCGGACGCGATGTTCTGTCCCGCGTGCTTGCGGGCGGGGTCTATCTCGCCTGGATGGCACCGGTTTCAGCCCTTCTCAGTGTCGTGACCGGCGCTGCCATTGCCCTGGTGACCGCCTATTATCGCGGCTGGACAGATCTCGTCCTGAAGCGGTCGCTTGATGTCCTGCTCGCTTTCCCCGGCGTTCTCCTGACGCTGCTGTGCGTTTCGGTGTTCGGGCCGCGGCCTGTTCTCCTGGTCGGCCTTGTCGTTCTCACCTTGATGCCGGGCGTTGCCCGTGTGATCCGCGGTGCGGCCCTGCCGCTTCTCGACCGGGAATATGTGCTGTGGGCGAAGGCCGTCGGCACGCCCGGACCGGTCATCATCCTGCGCGAACTTCTGCCCAATGTCTCTTCCCCGCTGCTGGTTGAACTGGGCCTGCGATTGAGCTGGTCGGTCGGCATTCTCTCGTCGATGAGTTTCATCGGCTACGGCATCCAGCCACCGGCCGCCGACTGGGGGCTGATGGTGAGCGAAAACGGCACCGGCCTCGGCACTCAGCCTTTTGCTGTGTTGGCGCCGATCGCGATGATCATCCTCTACACAATCGGTGGTGGTCTGATCGCTGAAGGCGCGGCGCGCGTGATGGCGCGGACGGAAGGCAAGGCATGA
- a CDS encoding arabinose ABC transporter substrate-binding protein, which produces MRFLKKALVASAFAVTAIVMSASAYAADVKIGFVVKQPEEPWFQDEWKFADQAAKEKGFTLVKIGAEDGEKLMSAIDNLGAQGVQGFVVCTPDVKLGPGIVAKAAANNLKLMTVDDRLVGADGKPLEDVPHMGISATKIGEAVGQAIVDEMKARGWNADEVGAIRVSYDQLPTAVDRVEGAISVLKKNGFKASNIFDAPQAKTDTEAALNAATVVLNAHPNIKKWVAFGLNDEAALGAVRASESVGIPATNMIGVGIGGADSAINEFKKPQPTGFVGSVIISPKRHGYETSLNMYGWIADNKEPEKLILTSGSLAKRDDYQKVRKDLGLE; this is translated from the coding sequence ATGCGATTTCTGAAGAAGGCGCTCGTCGCCAGCGCATTTGCCGTGACTGCCATTGTCATGAGCGCATCAGCCTATGCGGCGGACGTGAAGATCGGTTTCGTTGTCAAGCAGCCGGAGGAGCCCTGGTTCCAGGACGAATGGAAGTTCGCTGACCAGGCTGCGAAGGAAAAAGGCTTCACGCTTGTGAAGATCGGGGCCGAAGACGGCGAGAAACTCATGTCGGCGATCGACAATCTGGGCGCCCAGGGCGTTCAGGGTTTTGTGGTCTGCACACCCGACGTCAAGCTCGGCCCGGGTATCGTCGCCAAGGCTGCGGCGAACAATCTCAAGCTGATGACGGTCGACGATCGACTGGTCGGCGCCGACGGCAAGCCGCTGGAAGACGTTCCGCATATGGGCATTTCCGCCACCAAGATCGGCGAGGCCGTAGGGCAGGCGATCGTCGACGAGATGAAGGCGCGCGGCTGGAATGCCGACGAGGTCGGCGCGATCCGCGTTTCCTACGACCAGCTGCCGACCGCAGTGGACCGTGTCGAAGGCGCGATCTCGGTCCTCAAGAAGAACGGCTTCAAGGCTTCGAACATCTTCGACGCACCGCAGGCCAAGACCGACACGGAAGCTGCGCTGAATGCCGCGACCGTCGTGCTTAACGCCCATCCGAATATCAAGAAATGGGTTGCCTTCGGCCTCAACGACGAAGCTGCGCTCGGTGCGGTTCGTGCCTCGGAGAGCGTCGGCATTCCGGCCACCAACATGATCGGCGTCGGCATCGGTGGCGCGGATTCGGCGATCAACGAATTCAAGAAGCCGCAGCCTACCGGCTTCGTCGGCAGCGTCATCATCTCGCCCAAACGCCATGGCTACGAGACGTCGCTCAACATGTATGGCTGGATCGCCGACAACAAGGAGCCGGAAAAGCTGATCCTGACATCAGGCTCCCTTGCCAAGCGCGACGACTACCAGAAAGTTCGCAAGGACCTCGGTCTCGAATAG
- the araG gene encoding L-arabinose ABC transporter ATP-binding protein AraG, whose product MSFLEFSEISKSYPGVRALSGVSFGVEKGAVHGLMGENGAGKSTLIRILSGDQNADSGEIRIDDRAQHYHSTRDAFHAGVIVIHQELQLVPELTVAENLRLGRFPSNGGVIQARRMFADVGDKLKAAGIDIDPGRKIKTLSIGERQMVEIAKAMMLDARVIALDEPTSSLSSRESEILFSLIDRLRAEGKVILYISHRMDEVFRLCDSLTVLRDGKLAAHHPHLAGVTRDQVVAEMVGREISNVWGWRGRPAGEVRLKVEGVAGDKLRLPAGFEARAGEILGFFGLIGAGRSELMRLVFGADPRWAGTVHVDGKAVAASDPHHAIRSGVVLCSEDRKYDGIIQGRSIEENINISSRRHNARLGLLDRKQEADTAETFIRKLKIRTPSRKQDVVNLSGGNQQKVILARWLAEQGIGTLIVDEPTRGIDVGAKSEIYEILYQLAESGMAIVVISSELPEVMGICDRIHVMCEGRIRAELTRDRFNEREILAAALPDKSVPAAIAS is encoded by the coding sequence ATGTCCTTTCTCGAATTCTCCGAAATTTCCAAATCCTATCCCGGCGTACGGGCGCTGTCCGGCGTATCCTTCGGTGTCGAGAAGGGCGCCGTGCATGGCCTCATGGGAGAGAATGGGGCCGGAAAGTCGACGCTGATCCGCATTCTTTCCGGCGATCAGAACGCCGATTCCGGAGAAATCAGGATCGACGATCGCGCTCAGCATTATCATTCGACGCGCGACGCCTTTCATGCCGGCGTCATCGTCATCCATCAGGAACTGCAACTGGTTCCCGAATTGACCGTCGCTGAAAACCTGCGGCTGGGCCGCTTCCCCAGCAATGGCGGCGTCATTCAGGCCAGGCGGATGTTCGCCGATGTCGGCGACAAACTGAAGGCGGCCGGCATCGATATCGACCCCGGGCGCAAGATCAAGACACTCTCCATCGGCGAACGGCAGATGGTGGAGATCGCCAAGGCGATGATGCTCGACGCGCGTGTCATCGCGCTGGACGAGCCGACATCCTCGCTTTCGTCCCGCGAGAGCGAAATCCTCTTCTCGCTGATCGACCGGCTTCGGGCCGAGGGCAAAGTCATCCTCTACATCTCCCATCGCATGGACGAGGTCTTTCGCCTTTGCGACAGCCTGACGGTGCTGCGCGACGGCAAGCTTGCGGCCCATCACCCGCATCTGGCGGGTGTTACGCGCGATCAGGTCGTGGCTGAAATGGTCGGGCGCGAAATTTCCAACGTCTGGGGCTGGCGCGGCCGACCGGCCGGCGAAGTGCGCCTGAAAGTCGAAGGCGTCGCCGGCGACAAGCTGCGCCTGCCGGCAGGCTTCGAGGCGCGTGCCGGTGAGATACTGGGCTTCTTCGGCCTGATCGGCGCCGGTCGATCCGAATTGATGCGGCTGGTATTCGGCGCCGACCCACGCTGGGCAGGCACGGTGCATGTCGATGGCAAGGCTGTCGCGGCTTCCGATCCGCATCACGCCATACGCTCCGGCGTCGTACTGTGTTCGGAAGACCGGAAGTATGACGGCATCATCCAGGGTCGCTCGATCGAGGAAAACATCAACATCTCCTCGCGTCGGCACAATGCACGCCTCGGGCTGCTCGACCGGAAACAGGAAGCGGACACGGCGGAAACCTTCATCCGCAAGCTCAAGATCCGCACGCCTTCGCGTAAGCAGGATGTTGTCAACCTGTCCGGCGGCAACCAGCAGAAGGTCATCCTGGCGCGCTGGCTAGCCGAGCAGGGCATCGGCACCCTGATCGTCGATGAGCCGACCCGCGGCATCGATGTCGGCGCGAAATCCGAGATCTACGAAATCCTGTACCAGCTTGCCGAAAGCGGCATGGCGATCGTCGTCATCTCCAGCGAACTGCCCGAGGTCATGGGCATCTGCGACCGCATCCACGTCATGTGCGAAGGGCGCATCCGGGCGGAATTGACACGCGACCGTTTCAACGAACGCGAAATCCTGGCCGCCGCCTTGCCGGACAAGAGCGTTCCGGCGGCAATCGCATCCTGA
- the araH gene encoding L-arabinose ABC transporter permease AraH, whose protein sequence is MHTSLKKVLLGEQGLVVIFVLAFALVSLLVPNFLTERNMLGLLQSVVTVGIVACTMMFCLAARDFDLSVGSNVAFAGMVAVMASNATGSILLGLLAALACGAVVGAANGVVIAKFRINALITTLATMQIVRGLALIASDGRAVGINDPNFYQLALSKLLGVPTPIWVLILLFVAFGFGLNRTVFGKNTLAVGGNPEASRLAGVNVDMTRIWIFALQGLTCAVAGILLASRITSGQPNAAVGLELSVISACVLGGVSLDGGRATMSGVIVGVLIMGIAENVMNLLNIPAFYQYIVRGVILLIAVLLDNLRSSALGRR, encoded by the coding sequence ATGCATACATCGCTCAAGAAAGTCCTCCTCGGCGAACAGGGTCTGGTGGTCATCTTCGTGCTTGCCTTCGCGCTGGTTTCGCTGCTCGTCCCGAACTTTCTGACCGAGCGCAACATGCTTGGCCTGCTGCAATCGGTGGTCACGGTCGGCATCGTCGCCTGCACCATGATGTTCTGTCTGGCGGCGCGGGATTTCGACCTGTCGGTCGGTTCCAACGTGGCGTTTGCCGGCATGGTCGCGGTCATGGCCTCCAATGCGACGGGATCGATCCTGCTCGGGCTCCTGGCCGCCTTGGCCTGCGGCGCCGTCGTCGGCGCCGCCAACGGCGTGGTCATCGCCAAGTTTCGCATCAACGCGCTGATCACCACGCTCGCCACCATGCAGATTGTGCGCGGCCTGGCGCTCATCGCATCGGACGGGCGCGCGGTGGGCATCAACGATCCCAATTTCTACCAGCTTGCCTTATCGAAACTCCTGGGTGTGCCGACGCCAATCTGGGTGTTGATCCTGCTGTTTGTCGCTTTCGGCTTCGGGCTCAATCGCACCGTTTTCGGCAAGAATACGCTGGCCGTCGGCGGCAACCCCGAGGCGTCGAGGCTTGCGGGCGTCAATGTTGACATGACGCGCATCTGGATTTTCGCCCTTCAGGGCCTCACCTGCGCGGTGGCCGGCATATTGCTGGCCTCCCGCATCACCTCGGGGCAGCCCAACGCTGCGGTCGGACTGGAACTCTCGGTGATCTCCGCGTGCGTGCTGGGGGGCGTTTCACTGGACGGCGGCCGCGCCACCATGTCGGGCGTGATCGTTGGCGTACTCATAATGGGCATCGCCGAGAACGTCATGAACCTGCTCAACATTCCGGCCTTCTACCAATATATCGTCCGCGGCGTGATCCTGCTCATCGCGGTACTGCTCGACAATCTGCGTTCATCCGCCCTCGGCCGCCGTTAA
- a CDS encoding helix-turn-helix domain-containing protein, which translates to MDLLSSAELLHKDRIRTPFSRWVDDLHSTCGSFRPRAMDTSLHIRGEARRINACGMEFSHISNDLDRVDHDWDDVRRDAIEQLFLLVQLEGGCGVEHGGRQSALNVGDCILVDSTKPTTFHFGGKFSNHLSLNLPRQLIYFHGGDKLDIARTLDAADPMAVTLRALVAKVLATAENDAHAANLRQLMLDATRQAFVSDVEGVLSFESLSDLASRRLRLVDVLIDQHLTNPRLSAQWLAKRMGVSMRILQLHFQDLGMTCTTFIRDKRLRFAREKIRQLQFQPGTQTIADVAYSVGFNDLSYFNRCFKELFACAPSDLLRPVSRGKMH; encoded by the coding sequence TTGGACCTATTGAGCTCTGCGGAATTGCTCCACAAGGACCGGATACGGACGCCTTTCAGCCGCTGGGTCGACGATCTGCACTCCACTTGCGGGAGTTTCCGACCCCGCGCCATGGATACAAGTCTCCACATTCGTGGCGAGGCCCGCCGCATCAATGCCTGCGGCATGGAATTTTCGCACATCTCCAACGATCTCGACCGCGTCGATCATGACTGGGACGATGTTCGGCGCGATGCCATCGAACAGCTTTTCCTGCTTGTGCAACTCGAAGGTGGGTGCGGTGTGGAGCACGGCGGCCGGCAAAGCGCACTGAATGTGGGCGACTGCATTCTGGTCGATTCCACCAAGCCGACGACATTCCATTTCGGCGGCAAGTTCAGCAACCATCTATCTCTCAACCTGCCCAGGCAACTCATCTATTTCCACGGTGGCGACAAGCTCGATATAGCGCGCACGCTGGATGCGGCCGATCCGATGGCCGTCACGCTGCGGGCTCTTGTGGCCAAAGTTCTCGCAACGGCCGAGAACGATGCTCACGCTGCGAACCTGCGCCAATTGATGCTCGACGCGACCCGTCAGGCCTTTGTGTCCGACGTGGAAGGCGTACTTTCGTTCGAATCGCTCAGCGACCTGGCATCCCGGCGACTGCGACTGGTCGATGTTCTGATCGATCAGCATCTGACAAATCCTCGTCTTTCCGCGCAATGGCTGGCAAAGCGCATGGGCGTTTCGATGCGGATCCTGCAATTGCATTTTCAGGATCTCGGCATGACTTGCACCACCTTCATTCGCGACAAGCGCTTGCGTTTCGCGCGCGAGAAGATCAGGCAGCTCCAATTCCAGCCCGGCACACAGACCATAGCGGATGTCGCCTATTCCGTTGGCTTCAACGACCTGTCCTATTTCAACCGCTGTTTCAAAGAATTGTTTGCCTGCGCGCCGAGTGACCTCTTGAGGCCGGTATCGCGAGGAAAGATGCACTAG
- a CDS encoding SDR family oxidoreductase — protein MGERLAGKRIFLTGAAQGIGEAIARQCLAEGARVFLVDRDGDLLASTAKTLEAPSGSFGFATVDITDGQAIEAAMADACVAIGAVNAVINNAGINVFHAPLETSGAEWDRCFDVNLKGAWNCCKAALPGMIAAGGGVILNIASTHAFTIIPHTFPYPLAKHALLGMTKALALEYAAQGVRVNALAPGYVETQKAVDYWNSFPDPEAAQAKTLALHPGNRIATPSEIAKAAVFMISDECPFMNAACLVIDGGLSMLQHPA, from the coding sequence ATGGGTGAGCGGCTGGCAGGCAAGCGCATTTTTCTCACCGGAGCAGCGCAAGGTATAGGCGAAGCCATCGCCAGGCAATGTCTGGCGGAAGGCGCGCGCGTTTTTCTCGTCGACCGCGACGGCGACCTGCTCGCCAGCACCGCCAAAACCCTCGAAGCGCCGAGCGGATCATTCGGCTTCGCGACGGTCGATATCACCGACGGGCAAGCAATCGAGGCCGCCATGGCCGATGCTTGCGTGGCCATCGGAGCCGTCAACGCGGTCATCAACAATGCCGGTATTAATGTCTTTCACGCACCGCTTGAAACCAGCGGCGCGGAATGGGATCGTTGTTTCGATGTCAATCTGAAAGGGGCCTGGAATTGCTGCAAGGCGGCCCTGCCAGGAATGATAGCGGCCGGCGGCGGCGTCATTCTCAACATCGCCTCGACACATGCGTTCACCATCATCCCGCACACTTTTCCTTACCCGCTCGCCAAGCATGCGCTGCTCGGCATGACCAAGGCGCTGGCGCTGGAATATGCCGCGCAAGGTGTGCGCGTGAATGCGCTGGCACCGGGTTATGTCGAGACGCAGAAGGCGGTGGACTACTGGAACTCGTTTCCCGATCCGGAGGCGGCGCAGGCAAAGACGCTCGCTCTGCATCCAGGCAATCGCATAGCCACACCAAGCGAAATCGCCAAAGCCGCCGTTTTCATGATTTCCGACGAATGTCCGTTCATGAACGCAGCCTGCCTCGTCATCGACGGCGGCCTCAGCATGCTCCAGCATCCGGCTTGA